One segment of Maridesulfovibrio ferrireducens DNA contains the following:
- the argF gene encoding ornithine carbamoyltransferase, with amino-acid sequence MIRHLLKINDVPRSELGQLVLRAKELKDNKIRNKSLEGKTVILIFEKASTRTRVSFDVAIEQLGGHSIFMTPAESQLGRSEPLEDTARVLSRYADALVVRTFEQQKVRTLSEYSTVPVINALTDRYHPCQVLSDMLTIYERTPDLENVHVAWVGDGNNMAHSWINAAIYFPIYLTLSFPEGYEPNSDVLARALAMGAKINMSYDPIEAVEGANYVNTDVFASMGQEEEQEERMKAFLPYQVNEELLAHAAPDCKVMHCLPAHREEEVTADVLDGPRSIIFDQAENRLHMQKAILEWAVNGIEVDLEAVEKILGPVQVLPNVHAIE; translated from the coding sequence ATGATCAGACATCTGCTTAAAATAAATGATGTTCCACGTTCAGAACTCGGCCAGCTCGTACTCAGGGCAAAAGAGCTTAAAGATAATAAAATCAGAAACAAAAGCCTTGAAGGTAAAACTGTTATTCTGATTTTTGAAAAAGCTTCTACAAGAACCAGAGTATCCTTCGATGTTGCGATTGAGCAGCTCGGCGGTCATTCAATTTTTATGACCCCCGCTGAATCTCAGCTCGGAAGAAGTGAACCTCTTGAAGACACCGCACGCGTATTATCCCGTTATGCTGATGCGCTTGTTGTGAGAACTTTTGAGCAGCAGAAGGTTCGTACTCTTTCAGAATATTCAACTGTCCCGGTTATTAATGCTCTTACTGACAGATATCATCCCTGTCAGGTTTTGAGTGATATGTTGACTATTTACGAAAGAACTCCTGATCTTGAAAATGTCCATGTCGCATGGGTTGGCGATGGTAACAATATGGCGCATTCATGGATTAATGCAGCAATATATTTCCCTATTTATCTCACATTGTCGTTTCCTGAAGGGTATGAGCCGAATTCTGACGTTCTTGCCCGCGCTCTTGCTATGGGTGCGAAAATCAATATGAGCTATGATCCTATTGAAGCTGTTGAGGGTGCTAATTATGTTAACACCGATGTTTTTGCCTCCATGGGGCAGGAAGAGGAACAGGAAGAGCGTATGAAGGCTTTCCTTCCTTATCAGGTTAACGAAGAACTCCTTGCTCACGCAGCTCCTGATTGTAAAGTTATGCATTGTCTGCCAGCACACAGGGAAGAGGAAGTTACAGCCGATGTTCTTGATGGTCCTAGATCTATTATTTTTGATCAGGCTGAAAACAGACTGCATATGCAGAAAGCTATTTTGGAATGGGCAGTAAATGGAATTGAAGTTGACCTTGAAGCAGTTGAGAAAATTCTCGGACCTGTTCAAGTTCTTCCGAACGTTCATGCAATAGAATAA
- the ybeY gene encoding rRNA maturation RNase YbeY: protein MTLSLTYECRPDSNFPLSKREVTHMAELLLNALKIDGFDFDLKITDDSAIAVINHDFLGCVGPTNVLSFPFSETPDITKNKYLGEIVLSVDTLARETRLYGQVPEDHLVRLLAHALLHLAGYDHGQEMYSLTDVAVETVAPIFRQRIVGWH, encoded by the coding sequence ATGACCCTATCATTAACATATGAGTGTAGACCTGATTCTAATTTTCCGTTGAGCAAAAGAGAAGTGACACATATGGCTGAACTTCTGCTTAACGCCTTAAAGATAGACGGTTTCGACTTTGATTTAAAAATAACTGACGATTCGGCTATTGCCGTGATCAATCATGATTTTTTAGGTTGCGTCGGGCCTACCAATGTTTTGAGTTTTCCTTTTTCTGAAACGCCAGATATTACTAAAAATAAATATTTGGGTGAAATTGTTCTGTCTGTTGATACATTAGCTCGTGAGACAAGGCTTTACGGCCAAGTCCCCGAAGATCACCTTGTCAGGCTTCTGGCTCATGCTTTGCTGCATTTGGCTGGATATGATCACGGGCAGGAGATGTACTCGCTTACAGATGTTGCCGTTGAGACCGTTGCCCCTATTTTCCGACAGCGAATAGTGGGTTGGCACTGA